The Curtobacterium sp. MCSS17_015 genomic sequence GCGCGCGGCGGCCTCTTCGTCGACGACGACCGTGGCGTGCTCGTGCAGTTGCAGCGCGGAGCCCGGCACGAAGGACGACAGCGGGCCCTCGACGGCGGCGGCGACGGCGTCCGCCTTCGCCGAGCCCTGGGCGACGAGGACGAGCTCGCGGGCCTCGAGGATCGTGCCGAGACCCTGGGTCATGCAGTGCGTCGGCACCTGGTCGAGCGAGTCGAAGAACCGCGCGTTGGCCTCGCGGGTGCTCGGCGCCAGCGTCTTGATCCGGGTGCGGGACGCGAACGACGATGTCGGCTCGTTGAACCCGATGTGCCCGTTCGCCCCGATGCCGAGGATCTGCACGTCCACCCCGCCGGCGGCGCGGATGGCGGCGTCGTACTCCTTCGCGGCGAAGGCGAGGTCCCCCGCGCGGCCGTCCGGCACGCGGACCCGCGAGGGGTCGAAGCCGAGGGGCTCGACGACGTCGCGGGCGATGACGCTGGCGTACGACTCGGGGTGCTCGAGCGGGATGCCGACGTACTCGTCGAGGGCGAACCCGCGCGCCTGCGCGAACGACAGCTCGCCGGCCTCGACCCGACGGCGCAGGTCGGCGTAGATGCCCTGCGGGCTCGATCCGGTGGCGAGTCCGACGACCGCCGCGGGCTTCGTGGTGACGACCGACGCGATCTTGGCCGCGGCGACGCGACCGACCTCCGCCGGGGTGGGCAGGATGATGATCTCCACGTCGTCAGCCTACTGGTCATGACCAGTGTGTCGTCAGGGGCACCTGGAGGCGGTCTGCGCAACGAGGGGCATCCCTTCTCCTGGAAGGGTTGACACGAGTAAATCCGCACAGCAGTCTGGGTCCGATCGGTCCGACGAGGGACCGGTGTGACACGGTTCAGGAGCCCCCATGACGTTCACGATCGGGATCGTCGGTGCCGGCCAGTTCTCGGCCCACTTCGCCTCCCTCTTCCAACTGCACCCGGGTGTCGGTGCGGTCTTCGCGACCGACGTGATCGAGGGCCGCGCCGAGCGCCTGGTCACCGAGCTCGGACTCGCGGGTACGCACCCGGACCTCGACACCATGCTCGCGGACCCGGTTGTCGACGCCGTGGCGGTCTTCACCCAGCGGTGGACACACGGTCCGATCGTCACCCGGGCCCTCGAAGCGGGCAAGCACGTGTACTCGGCGGTCCCGATGGCGGTGACCGAGGACGAGATCCGCGCGGTCGTCGAGATCGTCGAGCGGACCGGCGTGACCTACATGATGGGCGAGACGAGCCAGTACAACCCGGCGACCGTGTTCGCCCGTCAGAAGCTCGACGCCGGCGCGTTCGGTCGGGTGTTCTACGCCGAGGGCGACTACCTGCACGACATGGACCTCGGCTTCTACGACGCCTACCGGTACAGCGGCGGTGACGGCTGGAAGGCCACGGCGAGCTACCCCCCGATGTGGTACCCGACGCATGCGATCGGCGGTGTGCTCGGGGCGCTCCCGACCCATGTCACGAGCGTCAGCTGCATCGGTGTGCACGACGAGCAGGACGACGGGGTGTTCGACACCGAGGTCAGCATGTTCGACAACGACTTCTCGAACATGACCGCGCTCTTCGAACTGGCAGGCGGCGGCTCCATGCGGATCAACGAGTTCCGTCGGGTGGGGTACCCGTCGCCGATCCGGGAGAGCCGGTTCCGGTGGTTCGGCACCGAGGGCAGCTTCGAACAGCTCGCCACGACCTCCCTCTGGCAGGACAAGGACGGCGTCGAGGACGTCACGGCCCGCCTGGCCTCGGAGCCGTCGATCGGGCTGGACGACCCGCTCCTGGCGGACATCGCGCCGTCCCTGCGCGAGGCCTTCAGCTCCGGCCACGCCGAGGTGCACGCGGAGGAGGCCCGTCGTCTGCCCCGCGAGTTCGACGTCGCCCCCGACGGCCACGAGGGCAGCCACCGGTTCCTCGTCGACGACTTCGTGCGCGCGGTCGAGACGCGCACCCTGCCGACCGTGAACGCGTGGGTCGCCGCGCGGTACACGCTGCCCGGCCTGGTGGCGTACCAGTCCGCGCTGCG encodes the following:
- the nagB gene encoding glucosamine-6-phosphate deaminase, yielding MEIIILPTPAEVGRVAAAKIASVVTTKPAAVVGLATGSSPQGIYADLRRRVEAGELSFAQARGFALDEYVGIPLEHPESYASVIARDVVEPLGFDPSRVRVPDGRAGDLAFAAKEYDAAIRAAGGVDVQILGIGANGHIGFNEPTSSFASRTRIKTLAPSTREANARFFDSLDQVPTHCMTQGLGTILEARELVLVAQGSAKADAVAAAVEGPLSSFVPGSALQLHEHATVVVDEEAAARLQLADYYRYTYANKPEWQRFE
- a CDS encoding Gfo/Idh/MocA family oxidoreductase, yielding MTFTIGIVGAGQFSAHFASLFQLHPGVGAVFATDVIEGRAERLVTELGLAGTHPDLDTMLADPVVDAVAVFTQRWTHGPIVTRALEAGKHVYSAVPMAVTEDEIRAVVEIVERTGVTYMMGETSQYNPATVFARQKLDAGAFGRVFYAEGDYLHDMDLGFYDAYRYSGGDGWKATASYPPMWYPTHAIGGVLGALPTHVTSVSCIGVHDEQDDGVFDTEVSMFDNDFSNMTALFELAGGGSMRINEFRRVGYPSPIRESRFRWFGTEGSFEQLATTSLWQDKDGVEDVTARLASEPSIGLDDPLLADIAPSLREAFSSGHAEVHAEEARRLPREFDVAPDGHEGSHRFLVDDFVRAVETRTLPTVNAWVAARYTLPGLVAYQSALRGGERLQVPDLGDAPVAVGTGLPATTESV